ACCCCAACATGGTCAGCCATCCGCGCACCAACCCCTACGTCCGCATGGACGAGTGGGATGCGGCGGTGGCCGCTTATGAGGAGGGCCGCAAGGGTCAGGGGGCGCATAACAAGGGGGGTCAGTCATGAGCGCACGCCGTGCCGTGGAGTCGGGGGTACCGGAACTCGACCCCTATCTGCATCCGCTGTTGAAGAAGAACTATGGGGCCTGGAAGTGGCATGACCGCCCGCGCCCCGGGGTACTGCACCATGTAGCGATGAGCGGGGACGAGGTGTGGACGGTGCGTGCCGGCACCCAGCGCCAGTTGGACGTCTATACCATCCGCACGTTGTGCGACCTCGGTGACCGCTATGCCGACGGCTTCCTGCGCTTTACCTCGCGCAGCAACGTGGAGTTCATGGTCGCCAGTGAGGCGCAGGTGGCGCCGCTCATCGAGGCCCTGGGCAAGGCCGGCTTCCCGGTCGGCGGGACAGGGAATTCGATCTCCATGATCTCGCATACGCAAGGCTGGCTGCACTGCGATATCCCGGCGACCGACGCCTCGGGGGTAGTGAAGGCCTTGATGGACGAGCTCCACGAGGAGTTCATCCACGAGCGTATGCCAAACAAGCTGCGCATCTCGACCTCGTGCTGCGAGATCAACTGCGGCGGCCAGGCCGATATCGCCGTCAATATCCAGCATACCAAGCCCCCGCGCATCAACCACGACGCCGTGGGCAATATCTGCGAGCGGCCGACGGTAGTGGCACGCTGTCCGGTGGCGGCGATCCGCCCGGCGCTTGTGAACGGCAAGCCGTCTCTGGAGATCGACGAGCGCAAGTGCATGTGCTGCGGGGCCTGCTATCCGCCGTGCCCGCCGATGCTCATCAATGACCCGGAGAACTCCAAGATCGCGATCTGGGTGGGTGGCAAGCACGCCAATGCGCGCAGCAAGCCGACCTTCCATAAGCTCGCGGTGGCCAATCTCCCGAACAATCCGCCCCGCTGGCCGGAGGTGGCAGCGGTGGTGAAGGCCATTATCCATGCCTACAAGGACGATGCCCATGATTGGGAGCGCCTGGGGGAGTGGATCGAGCGTATCGGCTGGCCGCGGTTCTTCGAGCTCTCGGGGCTGCCGTTCACGAAGTTCCATATCGACAACTGGCGCGGCGGGCGGGGGAGTTTGAACGCCTCGGCGCACCTGCGCTTCTAGGCGGGAGGGGGGATGAAGATCGGCATCCTGGTGAACGAAGGCCCGTATACCCATCAGGCCTCGGACTCCGCCTACCAGTTCGCGGTGGCGGCGTTGAAGGCCGGGCACAAGGTGACGCGGGTGTTCTTCTATCACGACGGGGTCTATAACGGCTCGTCGCTCACCGAGCCCCCACGCGACGATCGCCAGATCGTCGAGCGCTGGGGCAAGCTCGCCAGCCAGTACGAGGTCGATCTCGTGGTGTGCGTGGCGGCGGCGCTACGGCGCGGTATCCGCGAGCAGAATCTCGCCCAGGGCTTCCGGATCTCGGGGCTCGGGCAGCTCGTGGAGGCCGGTATCCAGAATGACAGGCTCGTGGTGTTCGGGGACTAAGGGGAGGGGTGATGAGCGAAGACGACGGCGACACACCAGGAATCGTCAAGCGTTTCCTGTTCGTGAACCGCAAGGCCCCCTACGGCACGATCTATGCCCTGGAGGCCCTGGAGGTGGTGTTGATTAGTGCCGCCTTCGACCAGGACGTGAGCCTCGCCTTTCTGGACGACGGCGTCTACCAGGTGTTGGCGGGTAACGACCCCTCGGGGATCGGCATGAAGAATTTCTCGCCGACCTACCGCGCGCTCGATGACTACGACATCACCAAGCTCTATGTGGAGCGCGAGTCCTTGGTCGAGCGGGGTCTGTCCGAGGACGGCTTCGTGGTGCCGGTGAATGTCGTATCGCGCGCCGAGATGGCGGCGATCATGAGTCAGCAGGACGTGGTGCTGTCCTTTTAGGCGATCGGGGGGAGAGATGTTGCATACCGTGAACAAGTCACCATTCGCAAGCCCGACGCTCGCGCAGTGCCTGGGGCATCTGGCCCCCGGGGCGGCGGTGCTTTTGATCGAGGATGCGGTGGTGGGGGCGACCGCGGGGAGCGCGCCGGCAGCCCTGCTCGCCGAGTGCCTGAAGGGGCATGCGGTGTATGTCCTGGGGCCGGATCTCATGGCCCGCGGGATCAGCGAGGAGCGGTTGGTGAAGGGGATACAGACAGTGGATTACACGGGGTTCGTGCGGCTCGTGACCGAGCACGAGGCCGTGCAATCGTGGCTTTAGCGCAATCAACGGGGTGAGGAGTCCATCATGGCATATGAAGTCGACGGCAAGACGATAACGGCCGACGAGGAAGGCTACATCGTCAATCTCGCGGATTGGAGCGAGCCCTTGGCGGCGATTATCGCCAAAAGCGAGGGTCTGGAGATGACCCCGAATCACTGGGAGGTCGTGAACTTCCTGCGCGAGTACTACAACGAGTTCCAGATCGCGCCGGCGATCCGCGTGCTCACCAAGGCGATCGGCAAGAAGTTGGGACCCGACAAGGGCAACAACAAGTACCTCTACGACCTGTTCCCTTATGGGCCCGCGAAGCAGGCCTGCAAGATCGCCGGGCTGCCGAAGCCTACGGGCTGTATTTAGGGTCAGGCGTGCGGCGGATCGGCGAGGGCCAGTCCGCCGCATGGGCTTCCGGGTAGGGGCAGCAGGAGGGCGTCATGTCGGCGTGGACCATAGCGTATGCGGTGCTCTTGTACGTGGCCTTCACGGTGTTGGTGGG
The DNA window shown above is from Acidiferrobacter sp. SPIII_3 and carries:
- the dsrB gene encoding dissimilatory-type sulfite reductase subunit beta — encoded protein: MSARRAVESGVPELDPYLHPLLKKNYGAWKWHDRPRPGVLHHVAMSGDEVWTVRAGTQRQLDVYTIRTLCDLGDRYADGFLRFTSRSNVEFMVASEAQVAPLIEALGKAGFPVGGTGNSISMISHTQGWLHCDIPATDASGVVKALMDELHEEFIHERMPNKLRISTSCCEINCGGQADIAVNIQHTKPPRINHDAVGNICERPTVVARCPVAAIRPALVNGKPSLEIDERKCMCCGACYPPCPPMLINDPENSKIAIWVGGKHANARSKPTFHKLAVANLPNNPPRWPEVAAVVKAIIHAYKDDAHDWERLGEWIERIGWPRFFELSGLPFTKFHIDNWRGGRGSLNASAHLRF
- the tusD gene encoding sulfurtransferase complex subunit TusD, yielding MKIGILVNEGPYTHQASDSAYQFAVAALKAGHKVTRVFFYHDGVYNGSSLTEPPRDDRQIVERWGKLASQYEVDLVVCVAAALRRGIREQNLAQGFRISGLGQLVEAGIQNDRLVVFGD
- the tusB gene encoding sulfurtransferase complex subunit TusB; translation: MNKSPFASPTLAQCLGHLAPGAAVLLIEDAVVGATAGSAPAALLAECLKGHAVYVLGPDLMARGISEERLVKGIQTVDYTGFVRLVTEHEAVQSWL
- a CDS encoding TusE/DsrC/DsvC family sulfur relay protein; translated protein: MAYEVDGKTITADEEGYIVNLADWSEPLAAIIAKSEGLEMTPNHWEVVNFLREYYNEFQIAPAIRVLTKAIGKKLGPDKGNNKYLYDLFPYGPAKQACKIAGLPKPTGCI
- the tusC gene encoding sulfurtransferase complex subunit TusC, with the translated sequence MSEDDGDTPGIVKRFLFVNRKAPYGTIYALEALEVVLISAAFDQDVSLAFLDDGVYQVLAGNDPSGIGMKNFSPTYRALDDYDITKLYVERESLVERGLSEDGFVVPVNVVSRAEMAAIMSQQDVVLSF